From the Marinomonas sp. THO17 genome, one window contains:
- a CDS encoding ABC transporter ATP-binding protein, which translates to MANLVIDNVKKRYGTTEVLKGINISIEAGEFLILVGPSGCGKSTLMNSIAGLEEVSEGRILIADNDVTYTSPKDRDIAMVFQSYALYPNMTVAQNISFGLEMRKVPKEERDIEVQRVAELLQINHLLDRKPAQLSGGQRQRVAMGRALARRPQLYLFDEPLSNLDAKLRVEMRTEIKKLHQKLGTTIVYVTHDQIEAMTLADRIAVMKDGEVQQLGTPQEIYDNPANLFVAGFMGSPAMNFIPATVVSVDGTPMLELATHSSVSLPFPKPEALAQQVGQTVLLGLRPEMITEPQPHKVGQNFVTTTDIKVEVTEPMGADTMIITRIGDAEINCRSNPAYPANAGSVIEMMFDTSKAVVFDAESGKRLDQ; encoded by the coding sequence ATGGCAAATTTAGTCATTGATAATGTGAAGAAACGCTACGGTACGACAGAAGTACTGAAAGGCATTAATATTTCCATCGAAGCGGGCGAGTTTCTTATCCTAGTTGGCCCTTCAGGCTGTGGTAAATCCACTCTGATGAATTCCATCGCGGGCCTAGAAGAGGTGTCAGAAGGCCGCATTCTGATTGCCGATAACGATGTAACTTACACCAGCCCGAAAGATCGTGACATCGCTATGGTGTTCCAGTCTTACGCCTTGTATCCGAACATGACAGTGGCGCAAAATATTTCCTTTGGCTTGGAAATGCGCAAAGTGCCAAAAGAAGAGCGTGATATTGAAGTACAACGTGTCGCAGAATTGCTACAAATCAACCACTTGTTGGATCGCAAACCGGCTCAATTGTCTGGTGGTCAGCGTCAGCGTGTTGCCATGGGACGTGCTTTGGCTCGTCGTCCGCAGCTTTACTTGTTTGATGAACCATTATCCAACTTGGACGCCAAGCTGCGTGTGGAAATGCGTACTGAAATCAAAAAGCTACACCAAAAGCTGGGCACCACCATAGTTTACGTAACCCACGATCAGATCGAAGCCATGACCTTGGCTGATCGCATTGCCGTAATGAAAGATGGTGAAGTACAACAACTTGGGACACCGCAGGAAATCTACGACAATCCAGCAAACTTGTTTGTCGCCGGCTTCATGGGGTCACCCGCCATGAACTTCATTCCAGCAACAGTGGTCTCTGTCGATGGCACACCCATGTTGGAACTGGCAACCCACTCTAGCGTTAGTTTGCCATTCCCGAAACCAGAAGCACTTGCTCAACAGGTTGGACAAACTGTCTTGCTTGGTCTGCGTCCTGAAATGATTACCGAGCCTCAGCCACACAAGGTGGGACAGAACTTTGTTACTACCACTGACATCAAGGTCGAAGTAACCGAGCCAATGGGTGCCGACACCATGATCATCACCCGTATTGGTGATGCAGAGATCAACTGTCGTTCCAATCCGGCTTACCCTGCTAACGCTGGCTCTGTGATCGAAATGATGTTCGATACATCCAAAGCCGTTGTATTTGATGCTGAATCAGGTAAACGACTAGACCAATAA
- a CDS encoding carbohydrate ABC transporter permease, translating to MSNASTGRQTTWIEKALRFALYAVLLIMAAVYLMPFLVMLLTSLKDVEEIRTGTLLSLPGSLDLSAWSKAWGSACTGNNCAGISPYFLNSFQIVLPAVAISTLLGAINGYVISMWKFRGSDFFFAALLVGCFIPFQVILLPMARTLGWLGIANTTTGLVFVHVVYGVAFTTLFFRNFYQAIPGELVKAARLDGAGFFTIFYRIILPLSVPIIVVTVIWQFTQIWNDFLFGVAFSGFDTQPVTVALNNLVNTSFGGKEYNVDMAAAIIAALPTLAVYVLAGKYFVRGLTAGAVKG from the coding sequence ATGAGTAATGCTTCTACTGGCCGCCAAACAACTTGGATAGAAAAGGCTTTACGTTTTGCTCTGTATGCGGTTTTGCTGATCATGGCTGCCGTTTATCTGATGCCTTTCTTGGTGATGTTGTTAACCTCACTAAAAGATGTGGAAGAAATCCGTACGGGCACATTGTTATCACTCCCTGGTAGTCTCGACTTAAGTGCTTGGAGTAAAGCCTGGGGCAGCGCTTGTACTGGTAACAACTGTGCAGGCATTTCACCCTACTTTTTGAATTCTTTCCAGATCGTCTTGCCTGCCGTGGCGATTTCGACCCTACTCGGCGCCATTAATGGTTATGTCATTTCCATGTGGAAATTCCGTGGCAGTGACTTCTTCTTTGCTGCTTTGCTAGTAGGTTGTTTCATTCCTTTCCAAGTCATACTGTTACCTATGGCACGCACACTTGGCTGGTTGGGTATTGCTAATACCACCACAGGCCTAGTCTTTGTTCACGTGGTCTATGGTGTGGCCTTCACCACACTGTTTTTCCGTAACTTCTATCAAGCAATTCCGGGAGAATTAGTGAAAGCAGCACGTCTTGATGGCGCCGGCTTCTTCACCATCTTCTATCGCATCATTCTGCCTTTGTCTGTACCCATCATTGTGGTCACGGTTATTTGGCAGTTTACCCAGATTTGGAATGACTTCTTGTTCGGTGTGGCCTTCTCTGGCTTTGACACTCAGCCTGTCACCGTGGCCTTGAACAACCTAGTTAATACCAGCTTTGGTGGTAAAGAATATAACGTGGACATGGCCGCAGCCATCATAGCCGCACTACCCACTTTGGCGGTCTATGTGCTTGCAGGTAAATATTTCGTCCGCGGTCTAACAGCTGGTGCCGTGAAGGGCTAA